The following coding sequences lie in one Fusarium poae strain DAOMC 252244 chromosome 1, whole genome shotgun sequence genomic window:
- a CDS encoding hypothetical protein (TransMembrane:10 (i20-37o49-72i79-98o110-130i139-157o169-190i202-220o240-260i272-292o298-314i)) — translation MAAAEQPQVENRPPPSRMRVALVVLFHSSCAIWSTILSKSALNGVEAPVTLLALQTTIQVLLLTVIGLATGWIKLYRPLNAWIALLPLTVARLIGILAKTYCLASVNASVYQIARGLLLPFTLFLSLLVLRPRPYYPPISLVGCAMVMAGFGTGMMADYSQMLTSGKGVLLGVGSSFTTAVESVVVKRFLGKSQEGMWQMVWMSNCMAVLFYIPLFPLSGEMNTMSSLFTVESMDVARQFLSSACLTGVSAFLLTIATFMQIEVTSPTTHMIVTAARGVAQSSLAVVLLGELLTADRAGSMALILAGSALYGWARDRYQQAKKAAGSYQLLPREEEGRAEMADNKEAKDVKS, via the exons ATGGCAGCCGCCGAACAACCGCAGGTCGAGAACCGACCCCCGCCTTCACGAATGAGAGTCGCCCTGGTGGTACTCTTCCATTCATCATGTGCTATCTGGAGCACTATTCTTTCCAAGTCTGCCCTCAATGGTGTTGAAGCTCCAGTCACATTGCTTGCGCTACAGACTACGATACAGGTCTTGCTACTCACTGTTATCGGATTGGCTACAGGATGGATCAAGCTATATCGACCTCTTAAT GCTTGGATTGCCCTACTACCTCTCACGGTCGCGCGTCTCATCGGTATCCTAGCCAAGACATACTGTCTCGCTTCAGTCAACGCCTCCGTCTACCAAATCGCCCGTGGTCTGCTCTTGCCGTTCACTCTCTTCCTGTCGCTGTTGGTTCTCCGACCTCGTCCTTACTACCCTCCCATCTCCCTCGTCGGCTGCGCCATGGTCATGGCTGGTTTCGGAACCGGTATGATGGCCGACTACAGCCAGATGCTCACTTCAGGTAAGGGAGTCCTGCTCGGTGTCGGATCTAGTTTCACAACTGCCGTCGAGTCCGTCGTTGTCAAGCGCTTCCTCGGCAAGAGCCAGGAGGGTATGTGGCAGATGGTTTGGATGTCCAACTGCATGGCCGTCCTCTTCTACATCCCTCTCTTCCCTCTCTCGGGTGAAATGAACACCATGAGCAGCCTCTTTACTGTCGAGTCTATGGACGTCGCCCGCCAGTTCCTCAGCTCCGCCTGCTTGACTGGTGTCTCGGCCTTCCTCCTCACCATCGCCACCTTTATGCAGATCGAGGTTACCAGCCCCACGACTCACATGATTGTCACCGCCGCTCGAGGTGTCGCCCAGAGCTCTCTCGCCGTTGTGCTTCTCGGCGAACTTCTCACTGCCGACCGCGCCGGTAGCATGGCTCTCATCCTTGCCGGAAGCGCCCTCTACGGCTGGGCCCGAGACCGATACCAGcaggccaagaaggccgCTGGCAGCTACCAACTACTTCCTCGCGAAGAGGAAGGTCGCGCCGAGATGGCCGACAACAAGGAAGCTAAGGATGTCAAATCATAA
- a CDS encoding hypothetical protein (TransMembrane:1 (i9-28o)), with amino-acid sequence MAVALPRRFYSLLWVAILLALVVFFVFLREDTWSSIPRPPNGWKIPFTTDDGVLSSWMGNSKKAPAKDPKEPLRIVLTESSGTHDEVAAALMHAFGGQEGSQLDVYFANQRFQMQDIMGNFSLPANITINKWDKFASAVAENPPHILVSTTCEFDLDRGADPIVKLLKTASTHLFCTIHHADRWAQGKYVQAVRSFAEHQRVDFVGLSQHTVDFFLNDTIPKWHTAANLTTRVIPPVFPVQIPDPDLQPGISLSLQGDYSSGRRDYNGIFNHLGSVVRKAGEEAEGHSPKNVSLHVIGHGTPPEVPDHVKDHVHFDQGLSYPDFYTLLSKSFALLPAFASDTYFDRKASSTIPASLIAGAPIVATEELLKAYSYMPREATWVARPGEGEMDVIERVIDDRDGFLKRRQAVRDLTKKLLEDNHANTKAWIEEAFERYNNN; translated from the coding sequence ATGGCCGTCGCTCTTCCTCGGCGATTCTATTCGCTGCTCTGGGTCGCAATCCTCCTTGCGCTCGTCGTCTTCTTTGTCTTCCTCCGTGAAGATACCTGGTCATCCATTCCTCGACCTCCCAACGGATGGAAGATTCCTTTCACCACCGACGATGGCGTCCTCTCTTCTTGGATGGGCAACAGCAAAAAGGCTCCCGCCAAGGACCCCAAAGAGCCTCTGCGCATCGTGCTCACAGAGTCCTCCGGTACTCACGACGAAGTCGCTGCTGCCCTGATGCACGCTTTCGGTGGCCAGGAAGGCTCTCAGCTCGACGTCTACTTCGCCAACCAGCGCTTCCAAATGCAGGACATCATGGGTAACTTCAGCCTCCCCGccaacatcaccatcaacaaGTGGGACAAGTTCGCCAGCGCTGTCGCAGAGAACCCCCCTCACATTCTCGTATCCACCACCTGCGAGTTTGATCTTGACCGTGGCGCCGACCCTAtcgtcaagcttctcaaaaCCGCCAGCACTCATCTCTTCTGCACCATCCACCACGCCGATCGATGGGCTCAGGGCAAGTACGTCCAGGCTGTCCGAAGTTTCGCTGAGCACCAGCGAGTCGACTTTGTCGGTCTGAGCCAGCACACTGTTGACTTTTTCCTCAACGATACCATTCCTAAGTGGCACACCGCTGCCAACCTCACCACCCGAGTTATTCCCCCGGTCTTCCCCGTCCAGATCCCCGACCCTGATCTCCAGCCCGGCATCTCTCTGTCTCTCCAGGGTGATTACTCTTCCGGCCGACGTGACTACAACGGTATCTTCAACCATCTCGGCAGTGTTGTTCGAAAGGCTGGCGAGGAGGCCGAGGGCCACAGCCCCAAGAACGTCAGCCTCCATGTTATCGGGCACGGTACTCCTCCTGAGGTCCCTGACCATGTCAAGGACCACGTCCACTTCGACCAGGGTCTCTCATACCCCGACTTCTACACTCTGCTATCCAAGTCGTTTGCTCTCCTCCCTGCGTTCGCCTCTGACACATACTTCGACCGCAAGGCTTCCTCGACTATTCCCGCATCCTTGATCGCCGGAGCCCCCATTGTTGCGACAGAGGAGCTCCTCAAGGCTTACTCTTACATGCCTCGCGAGGCTACTTGGGTGGCGCGACCCGGAGAGGGCGAGATGGATGTCATCGAGCGAGTAATTGACGACCGAGACGGCTTCCTTAAGCGAAGACAAGCCGTGAGGGATCTGACAAAGAAGCTCCTCGAGGACAACCATGCCAACACTAAGGCTTGGATCGAGGAGGCTTTTGAGAGATACAACAACAACTAA
- the VRG4_2 gene encoding GDP-mannose transporter into the lumen of the Golgi (TransMembrane:10 (i61-80o86-106i127-149o155-173i180-197o224-245i257-274o294-316i323-343o349-368i)) — protein sequence MADQNKKNDDFVAKMPEVANENNIGDGEKENDSLVGRGPGTDALPAQPGGFMAKIENSGPFSILAYCLSSISMTVVNKYVVSGTSWNLTFFYLAVQSIVCIVAITACKQFGMIKSLAPLEMDRIKKWYPISLVLVGMIYTSTKALQYLSVPVYTIFKNLTIIAIAYGEVLWFGGSVTSTALASFSLMVLSSVVAAWADIKSAISGDYSATTGDADALATLNAGYFWMAMNVLCSASYVLGMRKVIHKMNFKDWDTMYYNNLLTIPVLVFCSLVTEDWSSANLAKNFPEDTRNRMMIGIIYSGLAAIFISYCSAWCIRVTSSTTYSMVGALNKLPIAVSGLIFFAAPVTFGSVSAIFIGFVSGIVYAWAKVKENEAKKNALPTAENRDSSK from the exons ATGGCCGACCAGAATAAGAAGAACGACGACTTCGTGGCCAAGATGCCCGAGGTCGCCAACGAGAACAATATCGGTGACGGCGAGAAGGAGAACGACTCTCTTGTTGGTCGTGGCCCCGGCACTGATGCCCTCCCTGCGCAACCTGGAGGCTTCATGGCCAAGATTGAGAACAGCGGACCTTTCTCTATCCTCGCCTACTGTCTTTCCTCCATTTCCATGACTGTCGTCAACAAGTATGTCGTTTCTGGCACTTCATGGAACCTGACTTTCTTCTATCTTGCGGTTCAG TCAATTGTATGCATTGTTGCCATCACAGCATGCAAGCAGTTCGGCATGATCAAGTCCCTTGCTCCTCTGGAGATGGACCGCATTAAGAAGT GGTACCCTATTTCGCTCGTCCTTGTCGGTATGATCTACACCAGCACCAAGGCTCTTCAGTACCTATCCGTGCCTGTCTACACCATCTTCAAGAACTTGACCATCATTGCCATCGCTTATGGTGAGGTTCTCTGGTTCGGCGGCTCTGTCACATCCACAGCTCTCGCCTCGTTCAGTCTCATGGTTCTCAGCTCCGTCGTTGCTGCTTGGGCTGATATCAAGAGCGCTATCTCTGGTGATTACAGTGCTACCACTGGTGATGCCGATGCGCTTGCTACATTGAACGCCGGTTATTTCTGGATGGCTATGAACGTTTTGTGCTCAGCCTCTTATGTTCTGGGTATGCGCAAGGTCATTCACAAGATGAACTTCAAGGATTGGGATA CCATGTATTACAACAACCTCCTCACCATTCCCGTCCTCGTCTTCTGCTCGCTCGTCACTGAGGATTGGTCTAGCGccaacttggccaagaaCTTTCCTGAAGATACTCGCAACCGCATGATGATTGGCATTATCTACTCTGGTCTTGCTGCCATCTTTATTTCTTACTGTTCCGCTTGGTGCATCCGAGTTACCTCTTCCACCACCTACTCTATGGTCGGTGCCCTCAACAAGCTGCCCATTGCCGTCTCCGGTctcatcttcttcgccgCCCCCGTCACCTTCGGATCCGTTTCAGCTATCTTTATTGGTTTCGTCTCCGGTATCGTCTATGCTTGGGCCAAGGTCAAAGAGaacgaggccaagaagaacgcTCTTCCCACTGCCGAGAACCGAGATTCGTCAAAGTAA
- a CDS encoding hypothetical protein (SECRETED:SignalP(1-24)): MNRFARIALAVVAVLFVFAILVSYQGPESFKEHLPSTDWHWPSKGENATIDEPPKPTDVAGAVGAGEEDAEDAKDPNTDISYDLTRPPTAGCENIVNDLQQRLIHAYQERFKGIRYANIWGYLETENKGDAAIWSAQQILLSILGIETMEACRFMYKDCDIKKFRQKLEEHRPHSGIIMAGGGNFNDYYWEDQPSRMNMIENFQNISIRAFPQSIYMHNPERIEKTRKSFNKHHDLQLAARDKPSYDWLMDNFGNSEGIQSDLVPDIAFMWGNRSDFRHNTKKTHDILILARKDAEISAGDSANIEFGEGKVDLGGSIGNVTYNKVDWKFTKTPSIDDEGIREQGKNQRAWAKSMAGFDLLGSAHFVITDRLHGHILSTVIGVPHVLMDSKLGKNLNFHNTWTRDCACTKITKSIDSAFDVARMFFEQEVKDGVRAVDDITPAPAPTPKAEASTEGEAVSNSS; encoded by the exons ATGAACCGCTTCGCACGCATCGCGCTAGCCGTGGTTGCTGTGCTCTTCGTATTTGCCATATTGGTATCTTACCAAGGTCCTGAGAGCTTCAAGGAACATCTACCAAGCACAGACTGGCATTGGCCTTCGAAAGGCGAGAATGCTACTATCGACGAACCTCCAAAGCCCACAGACGTTGCTGGCGCCGTTGGTGCTGGTGAGGAGGACGCCGAGGACGCAAAGGATCCCAACACAGATATCTCCTACGATTTGACGAGACCACCCACCGCAGGCTGCGAGAACATTGTCAACGACCTCCAGCAGCGCCTCATCCACGCCTACCAAGAGCGGTTCAAGGGAATCCGTTACGCCAACATCTGGGGTTATCTCGAGACGGAGAACAAGGGCGACGCTGCCATCTGGTCCGCCCAGCAAATTCTGCTCAGCATTCTTGGAATTGAAACCATGGAAGCCTGCCG CTTTATGTACAAGGATTGCGACATCAAAAAGTTCCGCCAGAAGCTTGAGGAGCACCGTCCCCACTCCGGTATCATCATGGCTGGCGGTGGTAACTTCAACGATTACTACTGGGAGGACCAACCTTCGCGAATGAACATGATTGAAAACTTTCAGAACATCTCCATCCGAGCCTTCCCTCAGAGTATCTACATGCACAACCCCGAGAGGATTGAGAAGACCCGCAAGTCTTTTAACAAGCACCACGACCTGCAATTGGCTGCTCGTGACAAACCCAGCTACGATTGGCTTATGGACAACTTTGGCAACTCCGAGGGCATTCAGAGCGACCTTGTTCCTGATATTGCTTTCATGTGGGGTAACCGATCTGACTTTAGACACAACACCAAGAAGAC TCATGATATTCTGATTCTCGCCCGAAAGGACGCCGAGATCTCTGCTGgtgactctgccaacattgAGTTTGGCGAGGGTAAGGTCGATCTTGGCGGCAGCATCGGCAACGTAACCTACAACAAGGTGGACTGGAAGTTCACCAAGACCCCCTCCATCGATGACGAGGGCATTCGTGAGCAGGGCAAGAACCAGCGTGCTTGGGCCAAGTCAATGGCTGGCTTCGACCTCCTTGGATCAGCTCACTTTGTCATTACCGATCGTCTTCACGGTCACATTCTCTCCACCGTCATCGGCGTTCCTCATGTGTTGATGGATAGCAAGTTGGGTAAGAACCTCAACTTCCACAACACCTGGACGCGCGACTGCGCTTGTACCAAGATCACAAAGAGCATTGACTCTGCTTTCGATGTCGCTCGCATGTTCTTCGAGCAGGAGGTCAAGGACGGCGTCAGGGctgttgatgatatcacgcCTGCGCCCGCGCCCACGCCAAAGGCTGAGGCTTCTACGGAAGGCGAGGCTGTCTCGAACAGTTCATAA
- a CDS encoding hypothetical protein (BUSCO:22069at5125), with protein MAKRTAEADHGDALKGGDRPEQMDIDDNNKEMGEFEDEFEDEFESEDEILEAGVDGRPDAEREAEEKDAMEVDQDQGTFIVGRSKLEPGQTLAPDLTTYEMLHNLSTPWPCLSFDILRDNLGDNRKAYPATMYTVSGTQAETGKDSDNQIMVMKFSGLSKMDRGDEGSDSEDDDDEDADPILESKSIPLNSTTNRIRAHQMPGQEAGRPGTTLTATMTESSNVFIHDITPHLASFDNPGTTISAQQNKPISTIRAHKTEGYALDWSPLAPNGKLLTGDNDGLIYVTTRTDGGGWVTDNRPFQGHQSSVEELQWSPSEASVFASASSDGTVRIWDVRSKSRKPAITMQVSNVDVNVMSWSRQQTHLLASGDDNGTWAVWDLRQWKASSEKPQPIASFNFNKEQITSVEWHPTDDSIVAVAAADNTVTLWDLAVELDDEESKDTAGVKDVPPQLLFVHYLKDVKEVHWHPQITGSLVATGEEFSVFRTISV; from the exons ATGGCGAAGCGAACAGCCGAGGCCGATCACGGCGATGCGCTTAAGGGCGGTGACCGTCCTGAGCAAATGGATATTgacgacaacaacaaggAGATGGGCGAGTTCGAAGATGAGTTCGAGGACGAGTTCGAGAGCGAGGATGAGATTCTCGAGGCTGGTGTTGATGGACGCCCTGACGCTGAGCGAgaggctgaggagaagg ACGCTATGGAAGTCGACCAGGACCAAGGAACCTTTATCGTCGGACGAAGCAAACTCGAGCCTGGCCAGACCCTCGCTCCCGATCTGACCACCTACGAGATGCTGCACAACCTCAGCACGCCCTGGCCATGTCTCTCCTTCGACATTCTCCGTGACAACCTCGGCGACAACCGCAAGGCTTACCCTGCCACCATGTACACTGTCTCCGGAACCCAGGCTGAGACCGGAAAGGACTCGGACAACCAGATTATGGTTATGAAGTTTAGCGGTCTTAGCAAGATGGACCGCGGCGATGAGGGTTCCGACTcggaagacgacgacgacgaagatgcTGATCCTATCCTGGAGAGCAAGTCGATTCCTCTTAACTCTACCACCAACCGTATCCGCGCCCATCAGATGCCTGGCCAGGAGGCTGGACGACCCGGAACGACTCTCACTGCTACCATGACCGAGTCTAGCAATGTCTTCATTCACGACATTACTCCTCATCTTGCCTCGTTCGACAACCCTGGTACTACCATCTCCGCCCAGCAGAACAAGCCTATTTCTACCATTCGCGCACACAAGACTGAGGGTTACGCTCTTGACTGGTCTCCTCTTGCTCCCAACGGCAAGCTTCTTACTGGTGACAACGACGGTCTTATCTACGTGACAACACGCACCGACGGAGGTGGCTGGGTCACTGACAACCGTCCTTTCCAGGGCCACCAAAGCAGTGTTGAGGAGTTGCAGTGGTCGCCATCTGAGGCTTCTGTCTTTGCCTCTGCCTCAAGCGATGGCACCGTCCGCATTTGGGATGTGAGATCTAAGTCCCGTAAGCCTGCAATCACCATGCAGGTATCAAATGTTGATGTCAACGTCATGTCTTGGTCGCGCCAGCAAACTCACCTTCTCGCCTCCGGTGACGACAACGGTACCTGGGCCGTGTGGGATCTCCGACAGTGGAAGGCCAGCTCTGAGAAGCCCCAGCCCATCGccagcttcaacttcaataAGGAGCAGATCACCAGTGTCGAATGGCATCCCACCGACGACTCTATCGTTGCCGTTGCTGCCGCCGACAACACTGTTACCCTGTGGGATCTGGCCGTCGAGctggatgatgaggagagcaAGGACACAGCCGGCGTCAAGGATGTGCCGCCCCAGCTTCTGTTCGTGCACTACCTCAAGGACGTTAAGGAGGTGCACTGGCACCCCCAGATCACGGGAAGCTTGGTCGCCACAGGAGAGGAGTTCAGCGTCTTCAGGACGATCAGCGTATAG